A genomic window from Lotus japonicus ecotype B-129 chromosome 1, LjGifu_v1.2 includes:
- the LOC130749617 gene encoding uncharacterized protein LOC130749617 has protein sequence MVKIHDELVSSLTSEQKIVYKNVLKVVLSDNGGFFFLYGFGGTGKTFVWNTLSAALCSRGLIVLNVASSGIASLLLPGGRTAHSRFSILISINEILTCNLRHGSPKAELLKKASLIIWDEAPMLNKHCFEALDRSLNDIMKTQFTHSYDIPFGGKVVVLGGDFRQILPVISKGSRSEIVGSAINSSYLWKHCKCKEPLLELVNFAHPKLANNLQKNSFFQERAIIAPTLECVEEINNFMLAMIPGDETEYLSCDTPCKSDEDSGVNA, from the exons ATGGTAAAGATTCATGATGAATTGGTCAGTTCTCTTACTTCAGAGCAAAAGATTGTTTATAAGAATGTTTTGAAAGTTGTTTTGTCTGATAACGGCggattcttttttctatatggttttggaggaaCGGGAAAAACATTTGTTTGGAATACATTATCTGCTGCTTTGTGTTCAAGGGGCCTTATCGTCTTAAACGTCGCATCTAGCGGAATTGCATCGCTATTGTTACCTGGAGGTAGAACTGCTCATTCAAGGTTTTCTAttcttatttcaataaatgagaTATTAACCTGTAATCTTCGTCACGGTTCCCCAAAAGCTGAGTTATTGAAAAAAGCAAGCCTTATTATTTGGGATGAGGCACCTATGTTAAACAAACATTGCTTTGAAGCTTTAGACAGATCTCTTAATGACATTATGAAGACTCAGTTTACCCATAGTTATGACATTCCATTCGGAGGTAAAGTTGTGGTACTAGGAGGcgactttagacaaatacttcCAGTTATTTCCAAAGGAAGTCGTTCAGAAATTGTCGGTTCAgctatcaattcttcatatttgtggaagcattgcaag TGTAAGGAACCGTTGCTTGAATTAGTTAATTTTGCACATCCAAAACTTGCAAataatttgcaaaaaaattcattctttcAAGAAAGAGCGATCATTGCACCAACACTTGAATGTGTAgaggaaatcaacaactttatgttagcAATGATTCCTGGTGATGAAACAGAATATTTGAGTTGTGATACTCCGTGCAAGTCAGACGAAGATTCGGGTGTCAATGCATAA